The genomic window AAGGGGATCGAGGCGTGGTCGTCATCTCCGATGTCGTGAATGAGCAAAATATCGTAATTGGGTTAAGAGAGATCGATCCAAAATCGAGAGTACCAAAGCGGCCGCATGCTCACGCTCTAAGGCAGGTCATGTTTGTCGTCGAAGGGCATGGGGTTGTTAGCAACGGGCGAGAATCTCGCCAATTTAAGCCTGGCGATTTTCTGATATTCGAAGCGAATGAAGAACACTATTTTGAAAGCGATGATAGATTAGTTAAGATGGTAGAAGTGCGATTTCTGTAGATGTTATCAACAATAGATCATCGGCCTGTTCAATGACATGCCATTCAACACTCCTGCAAATACAACTGCGACATCTTAGCTTTGTATCTTAGGTTAATTGTCAACTGTCAATATATTGGACCCGTATTGACCCTCAGAGGCTATCATCCCACAAATGACAAGTCATGGTTAATTCAACAGCGCTAATACTCTCTCTTATTGTTTGAATTATTCTCGACTATTGATAGAGTTTTTCGATTTTTTTAGGGAGAAAAGATATTACATTGATAATATGTTTAACAATAGTGAATAATATGCAAGCTAGATTTGATAGTATAATTAATAGGTTCCTTAAACCAGAATTTATAATGGGTGCTTTGCGTATCGCTCTCGGATGGATTTTGTTCTGGGCCTTTCTGGACAAATTATTTGGATTTGGGTTTAGCACCGCCCCAGAAAATTCATGGTTGAATGGCGTTTCACCGACTACAGGATTCCTTAAATTTGGAGTTTCGGGAATCTTTGCCGAAGTCTTCAATGAATTGGCTGGAAACATTCTCGTAGACATCTTATTCATGGCTGCATTATTATTAGTTGGAGGATCGCTTATACTTGGCATTGGAACGAAGATTGCTGGTTATACGGGTGCGATTCTAATGTTTATCCTTTATCTTACCAATGTCCCTCCACTGCACAATCCGGTGATCGATGAGCACATAATATATTTGATTTGTCTAGTTGGAATAGCCAATTTCAAGTCTGGTCATGTGCTAGGTCTCGGCAAATGGTGGTCCGAAACCAGAATCGTAAAGCGATTCCCCATACTTGAATGAGAAACGAAGATGGCGGTATCAAATCGCCATCCCCTCTGTTTCCACAGGCACCATGAACACAAACTTTTCTTATGAAAAATCATGATGTCTAGTCGTTACGCGTAGCGGGAAGGCTAATCAATGTAAGTAAATGATAGTTTTTTTATTATGCAAGCGAAGAATTCACCACTGCGATTTTGTGCCCCGATCTTTTTAAAAAAAAGAGTCCCGTTAGAAGCGCAGGTGTTTCCGAGCCGTTTATGCGCGAATTTTCACATCCTCAATTTTGGATCATCACCCGATACATGGTTTTATACCTTCCGCCATATGGTTCATACATCTGATTTTCATGCAGAATTTTTTAGAACTGTGGAAGAATTCTACAATGATCATGTGAGCCCCCACATTGAATAAAGTATTATTAAAACAACAGTTATCCGAATGTGCTCAGAAAGAAGCTTTGAGCATGAAATCAATGCTCTCCTTGATGAGAGTAGGAGCGGTAGGCGATTTACATGGTGCTAGATTTCTTGAATTTCTTTCAGAGAGGGACGAATATCGAAATCTCGATCTTCTACTTCTTGCAGGCGATCTCACCGAAAAGAACAACCTTGATGAATTTGATCTCGCCATCAAAAAGTTGAGAAGATTGACAAGTGCCAAAATGATTGCGGTTTTTGGAAATGAAGAATACGACGAATCCCATGTGGAGTACAAGAAAAGAAGCGAGATCATATTCCTCGAAGATGAGAAAATAATACTGAATATTCAGAATAAGATCGTCAAGATTATCGGTACCACAGGTTCACTTGATCGTCCCACATGGTGGCAGAGAACTCATATGCCTGAAATATGGAGAAGATATCAAGAACGTGTCGCTAAGATCTATGAACTGTTGGAACGAGATGATTCTGATTTTCTGATTCTTCTAATGCATTATGGACCGACGTACAAAACCCTTGTTGGCGAAAAACCAGATAAATATCAAGAAATGGCCTCGATAAAATATGAACAGGTCATTCTAGATAAACGCCCGGATGTGGTTTTTCATGCTCATGCCCACAGGGGAACCAGATACGCTGAATTGGTTCGTTTGCAGAAGAGACTTGATCAGCTTAAAGGAGACAGTAAACCAATCCCGGTCTTCAATGTGTCACTGCCACTTAATAAAGCGATTACTATTGTGGAATTAGGAGGCTAGACCACTGATGTACTGCGATAAAATACCGTCACACTCCATTGACATCCTGCGGGAAATCGTGCTAGATATGCTTAAGCAGATACCCGCTGGGATGGTAACGACCTATGGTGATATTGCATCAGCCTTAGGAGACATTCGTGCCTCGAGAGCCATCGGCAAAGTTGTTTCCGAAAATCCGTTCCCAGTAATCGTGCCGTGTCACCGAGTGGTATATTCTAATGGAGAAATAGGATGGTATGGTGGGTACGGCAAAGGAACGGAGGAGAAGAAGGAACTGCTTATGAAGGAAGGTGTCCAAATTGAAAACAATAAAGTAAAGGATTTCGAGCGCATTCGATTTCGCGCCTTCACAGCGCCACCGATTTTGAAATTGCTTTTGGAAAAACAGCTAAAGATGAAATCGTTAGTTATTGAAAATGATGTTTTTGAATCGGCCAGGTATGTCGCTGGGATTGATGTTTCATACGAGGGAAATAAAGGTTATGCAGCAATCGCTGTATTAGACATGGATGCAGGGGAATTCGTCGAAGAGCGGGTGGTTGTGAAGGATGCTCGATTCCCATATATACCTTCTTACTTAGGTTTCAGAGAGATCCCTGTTATCGCGGATCTGATTACATTTA from Methanomassiliicoccales archaeon includes these protein-coding regions:
- a CDS encoding endonuclease V, which translates into the protein MYCDKIPSHSIDILREIVLDMLKQIPAGMVTTYGDIASALGDIRASRAIGKVVSENPFPVIVPCHRVVYSNGEIGWYGGYGKGTEEKKELLMKEGVQIENNKVKDFERIRFRAFTAPPILKLLLEKQLKMKSLVIENDVFESARYVAGIDVSYEGNKGYAAIAVLDMDAGEFVEERVVVKDARFPYIPSYLGFREIPVIADLITFKPHTIYLIDGHGVLHPRGFGIASHIGVEFDVPTIGIAKELLVGTIQDKNSEISAVILDNKIRGYRVQIEKWGTRIISAGHKISLESALDIYIKCLRQHSTDPLRKAHRIANNARKSSEHQRRDAL
- a CDS encoding cupin domain-containing protein translates to MKIVNAQKMGKTISEGDRGVVVISDVVNEQNIVIGLREIDPKSRVPKRPHAHALRQVMFVVEGHGVVSNGRESRQFKPGDFLIFEANEEHYFESDDRLVKMVEVRFL
- a CDS encoding metallophosphoesterase family protein translates to MRVGAVGDLHGARFLEFLSERDEYRNLDLLLLAGDLTEKNNLDEFDLAIKKLRRLTSAKMIAVFGNEEYDESHVEYKKRSEIIFLEDEKIILNIQNKIVKIIGTTGSLDRPTWWQRTHMPEIWRRYQERVAKIYELLERDDSDFLILLMHYGPTYKTLVGEKPDKYQEMASIKYEQVILDKRPDVVFHAHAHRGTRYAELVRLQKRLDQLKGDSKPIPVFNVSLPLNKAITIVELGG